The sequence CCTAGTGGATCTCCCCGGAAGGGAGAAGCCGATGGAAGCCGACCTGAGCACGCTCAAGCGCATCGAGCGGTTGCCGTTCTCCCGCTTCCATTGGCGGCTGCTCTGGATGGGCGGGCTCGGATACACCTTCGACGCGATGGATGGGGCGATGATCGCCTTCATCCTCCCCGTCGTCTCGTCGCTCTGGGGACTGACGAATCAGCAGACCGGCATTCTCGGCAGCTCGTTGATGATCGGGTACCTGTTCGGGGCCTTCTTCGCGGGCACGCTGGGCGATCTGATCGGCCGGCGGGCCGTGATGATGTACGCGTTGGGCATCTACTGCGTCGGCACGCTGGTCGCGGCCTTTGCCCAGAGCTGGCAATTCCTCTTCGCCTGGCGGGTGATCGCCAGCTTCGGCACCGGCGCGGAGAGCGCGATCATCGCGCCGTTCCTCGCCGAGTTCATCCAGCGGAAGTATCGCGGCCGGTTCGTCGGCAGCCTCTCCGGCTTCTTCTCCTTCGGCTTCGTGTTCGCGGCCCTGCTCGGGTACTTCGTGGTCCCGCGCTCGCCGGACGGCTGGCGCATCATCCAGATCATCGGCGCGGTGCCGATCCTGATGCTGCTCTGGTGGCGGCGGTCGTTGCCGGAATCTCCGCGCTGGCTGATCCAGCGAGAGCGATCCGAAGAGGCGGCGGCGGAGGTGCAACGCATCGAAGCGCGGCTGACCGAACAAGAGCTCGCAGCGCTGCCACCGCTACACAGCGTCGAAGTGCCCGCGGTCGCCGCCGCTCAGGGCGGCACGTTCGCGAAGAACCTGGCCGCGCTCTGGAGCGGCCCGATGGCGCGCACCACGCTCATGCTCTGGGTCCTCTGGATCGCGATCACCTTCTCGTACTACGGCTTCTTCACCTGGATCCCCACGCTGCTGGTGAAGCAGGGGATGACCATCACCAAGAGCTTCGGCTACAGCATCGTCATCTACCTGGCGCAGATCCCGGGCTACTACTCCGCCGCGTTCGTCTCCGAGAAGCTCGATCGGAAGTGGACGATCGTGGCGTACATGCTGCTCGGGGGCGTGTCCGCGTATCTGATGTCCCAAGCCCGGTCGGATGCAGCGATCACCCTCGCGGGATTCTCGCTCTCGTTCTTCATGAACGGCACCTACGCCGCGATCTACGCCTACACGCCGGAGCTGTACCCGACCGCGTTCCGGACCACGGGCATGGGCGTCGCCTCTGCCTTCGGCCGCATCGGCGGGCTCTCCGCGCCCATCGTCATCGGCTACACCTTCTCCCGCATCGGATTCGGCGGCGTCTTCCTCATCACTACCGTCGTCCTGGTGGCCGGAGCGCTGGCCGTCGCGCTGCTCGGCATCGGCACGGCGGGGAAGAGCCTGGAGCAGATCACGCGGGAATTGGAGGATACGGCCAGGCGGCCTCGACGTGAGCCGCTCCTACAGCACCCCTCCCGAGCTTCACCTCGGCCACTGTCTTACGGGCTCGAGGAGTTCAAGGTGTGAGATTCAGAACGGCCTGGCCATGCGCGAGGTCTGCTGGGACTGACACGTGGTCGTGCACTACCAGCCAGACGCCATCGATTCGCCGGAAGCACGCCGTCCAACGCACCCACAGGTCGCTGATGTGACCGCTAGCCAGCGTCCCGCTCACGTG is a genomic window of Deltaproteobacteria bacterium containing:
- a CDS encoding MFS transporter, which produces MSTLKRIERLPFSRFHWRLLWMGGLGYTFDAMDGAMIAFILPVVSSLWGLTNQQTGILGSSLMIGYLFGAFFAGTLGDLIGRRAVMMYALGIYCVGTLVAAFAQSWQFLFAWRVIASFGTGAESAIIAPFLAEFIQRKYRGRFVGSLSGFFSFGFVFAALLGYFVVPRSPDGWRIIQIIGAVPILMLLWWRRSLPESPRWLIQRERSEEAAAEVQRIEARLTEQELAALPPLHSVEVPAVAAAQGGTFAKNLAALWSGPMARTTLMLWVLWIAITFSYYGFFTWIPTLLVKQGMTITKSFGYSIVIYLAQIPGYYSAAFVSEKLDRKWTIVAYMLLGGVSAYLMSQARSDAAITLAGFSLSFFMNGTYAAIYAYTPELYPTAFRTTGMGVASAFGRIGGLSAPIVIGYTFSRIGFGGVFLITTVVLVAGALAVALLGIGTAGKSLEQITRELEDTARRPRREPLLQHPSRASPRPLSYGLEEFKV